One window of the Salvia splendens isolate huo1 chromosome 1, SspV2, whole genome shotgun sequence genome contains the following:
- the LOC121803251 gene encoding uncharacterized protein At2g29880-like — MTLMPLGFYGYIKIATILKAAPSFFISSLAGNFSSRKSFRQQRRLRKSLRAMADSRRVGPNTDFSQGTQGSSQYRRSSYPRNERGRRSWTDREEAVLISALKELVALGWKSDNGFRGGYLNKIEELMQKEFPRTDIKGNPHIQSKLTSLKRNYNLLSNILDRSGVGFNVHGDFKIDCSDDQWDQIVKQDKEARQMRTKSWPFWDDWKVIFGKDRATGQNAEGVAEAAKNSSPDEPVTEIGESTADYHPSFDDFIGYEQVHATFGNNVVDDSSAHSGQNTNGPPPAPPKHKRKRKVSDDESGIVEMLGKMHSETNARLDTLAARIGYEMDLGKARKEIFRHLCDIPELTEIERYDLCDIIGKENSRLEIFTGLSDGSKPGYVKRVLEKESRT, encoded by the exons ATGACTTTAATGCCCCTAGGGTTTTATGGTTATATCAAAATTGCAACAATATTAAAAGCAGCTCCCTCCTTCTTTATCAGCAGTCTAGCGGGAAATTTCAGCAGCCGTAAAAGCTTTCGACAACAGCGGCGACTTCGCAAGTCTCTCCGAG CTATGGCTGATTCTCGAAGAGTTGGCCCAAATACCGACTTCAGTCAAGGCACTCAAG GGAGTAGCCAATACCGCAGGTCCAGTTATCCGAGGAATGAAAGAGGGCGTCGTTCATGGACTGACCGCGAAGAAGCGGTCCTCATCTCTGCATTGAAGGAGTTGGTGGCGCTTGGATGGAAATCGGACAATGGGTTCCGAGGTGGCTACttgaacaagattgaagaatTGATGCAAAAGGAGTTCCCGAGAACTGATATAAAAGGTAATCCACATATTCAATCTAAGCTAACCTCGTTGAAAAGGAACTACAACCTGCTGTCAAACATCCTGGACCGGAGTGGAGTTGGTTTCAATGTGCACGGAGATTTCAAGATTGACTGCTCTGATGATCAATGGGATCAAATCGTCAAG CAAGACAAAGAGGCTCGCCAAATGCGCACAAAGTCTTGGCCATTCTGGGATGACTGGAAGGTTATCTTCGGGAAAGATAGGGCAACTGGACAAAATGCCGAAGGAGTAGCCGAGGCAGCGAAGAATAGCTCTCCAGATGAGCCTGTGACTGAAATCGGTGAGAGTACTGCTGATTACCACCCAAGCTTCGACGATTTCATCGGTTACGAGCAAGTTCATGCAACGTTTGGGAACAATGTCGTGGATGATAGTAGTGCGCACAGCGGACAGAACACAAACGGTCCCCCACCGGCTCCTCCGAAGCATAAGCGCAAACGCAAAGTTAGCGATGACGAATCTGGTATCGTCGAAATGCTAGGAAAGATGCACTCTGAGACGAACGCGCGTTTGGACACTCTGGCAGCGCGGATTGGCTACGAAATGGATCTCGGGAAAGCAAGAAAAGAAATATTTCGTCATCTGTGCGACATACCTGAACTGACTGAGATCGAAAGGTACGATCTTTGCGATATAATTGGCAAGGAGAACTCTAGACTTGAGATTTTCACAGGTCTTTCTGACGGTTCGAAGCCCGGATACGTTAAGCGGGTCCTGGAAAAGGAGAGTCGCACCTAG
- the LOC121804535 gene encoding uncharacterized protein LOC121804535 encodes MAPQFRLSHAVYHMIEELVNLLKMQAIVITYLQLKNRTRNRRRARQRLIRYSLNDRIPRQVQHLNRLLSVSDVDCFVNLRMDRNAFGRLCHLLRDVGGLRSGRYVLLEEQVAIFLGILAHHKKNRPSGFEFKRSGETISHYVHLVLRAVLRLHGILLPQPEPVTEDCVDPRWKHFKGCIGALDGTYINVLVSTADKPRYRTRKGQIATNTLAACDRRMRFLYFLPGWEGSAGDSRVLRDAVSREGGLRVPKGNYFLCDNGYANSEGFLTPYKNVRYHLKEWGVGNQRPQTARELFNLRHSKARNIIERSFAVLKMRWGILRSASFYPIKIQIRIIMACFLLHNFIRGEMINDPIEHELDGALSHVVNEEADGDVEFVDQVETSLAWTQMRDDLANSMWTNHPHGNLP; translated from the exons ATGGCCCCTCAATTTCGTTTATCTCACGCCGTGTACCATATGATTGAAGAATTagtgaatttgttgaaaatgcAAGCGATTGTCATTACGTACTTACAATTGAAAAACAGAACGAGAAATAGACGTCGTGCGAGACAACGTCTAATTAGGTATTCATTGAATGATAGGATACCCCGTCAAGTGCAGCATTTGAATAGGCTATTGTCAGTTAGTGATGTAGACTGTTTTGTTAACCTACGTATGGATAGGAATGCATTCGGTCGTTTGTGTCATCTTTTAAGAGACGTTGGTGGGCTGCGAAGTGGTAGGTATGTGTTGTTAGAGGAACAAGTTGCAATTTTTCTAGGCATTCTAGCCCACCACAAGAAAAATCGACCATCTGGCTTTGAGTTTAAGAGATCTGGAGAAACAATTTCCCATTATGTTCATCTTGTTTTGAGAGCGGTCCTCCGGCTTCATGGCATTCTGTTGCCTCAACCAGAGCCAGTGACCGAGGATTGTGTTGATCCTCGTTGGAAACATTTTAAG GGGTGTATTGGCGCCTTGGACGGGACCTATATCAATGTCCTTGTTAGTACTGCGGATAAGCCACGCTATCGCACGCGGAAGGGCCAAATCGCGACCAACACTCTTGCTGCCTGTGACCGCAGAATGAGATTCttatattttcttcctgggtgGGAAGGTTCAGCCGGTGATTCTCGGGTGCTTAGAGATGCTGTTAGTAGAGAAGGAGGATTGAGGGTTCCCAAAG gaaattattttttgtgCGATAATGGATATGCAAACTCTGAAGGTTTCTTGACCCCATACAAAAATGTTCGTTATCATTTGAAAGAATGGGGCGTTGGGAATCAAAGACCGCAAACTGCGCGGGAATTGTTCAATCTGCGCCACAGTAAAGCTAGGAATATCATCGAGCGATCATTTGCGGTTCTCAAGATGAGGTGGGGCATTCTTCGCAGCGCGAGTTTTTATCCGATTAAGATCCAAATCCGGATCATTATGGCATGCTTCTTACTCCACAATTTCATACGTGGTGAGATGATAAATGACCCAATCGAGCATGAACTTGATGGTGCACTCAGTCATGTAGTCAACGAGGAGGCTGATGGTGATGTTGAATTCGTTGATCAAGTTGAAACAAGTCTAGCGTGGACTCAAATGAGGGATGATTTGGCTAATTCTATGTGGactaat CATCCTCATGGTAACCTCCCATGA